Proteins from a single region of Planctomycetota bacterium:
- a CDS encoding sigma 54-interacting transcriptional regulator — translation MPKLLIIEGMGKGTTYEISGNTSLGRASSNLIQLFGKQISRNHSIIVKKGSNFIIRDLNSRNGIFVNSKKVEEQVLKEGDEIAIGTVKMIYEPSFDIKTAYGKEDSLIVLPDEESVATSMITTSIPEATIALDESRALTPIKKTGKTIDSEAMKRLEVVNQRLKALYEIASLSGAMMEEEELLKRACEIIFSVIKAERVAIMFSDEAGNEVHPAIIRSPEGPGGDITLSQTILKEVIKNKRAVFSPDIEVDKRFQLSQSIRLDQIKSILCTPLVTKNRLIGAIYLDTRDPQYTFIEDELHLLIAISQQVAIALENTRLYHQVNEEVKILRKKTQEEASLIGEDKSMQDVLDKINKIASSDVTVLLGGETGTGKELIAHAIHYAGNRRDKPFIAVDCSTIPVTLLESELFGHERGAFTGASRMKVGKFELAEGGTIFLDEISNMDMATQAKFLRVLEERKFTRVGGIKVMSINVRIIAATNEDLEMLIKEEKFREDLYYRLAVMPIILPPLRDRKNDIPLLAKHFLRKFAETSKKNITSITPEAMKYLVSYNWPGNVRELRNIIERAVVLGAKTIITPEELPMHITKKAPTHEMMIMENLNKMSLDNILKQVEKQCIIQALTEAKGRKTVAVKMLRISRPTLDKKIKEYDIPV, via the coding sequence ATGCCAAAATTACTGATTATCGAAGGCATGGGCAAGGGAACCACTTACGAGATAAGCGGAAACACCTCTTTGGGCAGGGCCTCCTCCAACCTTATCCAACTTTTCGGCAAGCAAATCTCGCGCAATCACAGCATCATAGTTAAAAAGGGTAGTAATTTCATCATTCGTGATTTGAACAGCCGCAACGGCATTTTCGTAAACAGCAAGAAGGTTGAAGAACAGGTTTTAAAGGAAGGTGATGAAATAGCCATCGGGACGGTGAAAATGATATACGAGCCTTCTTTTGACATAAAGACCGCTTACGGGAAAGAGGATAGTTTAATCGTCCTTCCGGATGAAGAATCCGTAGCGACCTCCATGATTACCACGTCCATTCCGGAGGCGACCATAGCGCTTGACGAATCCCGCGCCCTGACGCCGATTAAGAAGACCGGGAAAACGATTGACAGCGAGGCAATGAAGCGTCTGGAAGTGGTTAACCAGCGCCTCAAAGCACTTTATGAAATCGCTTCTTTATCCGGCGCCATGATGGAAGAAGAGGAATTGCTCAAACGCGCCTGCGAAATCATATTTTCCGTTATCAAAGCGGAACGGGTGGCGATTATGTTTTCCGATGAAGCGGGCAACGAGGTCCATCCGGCAATCATCCGCTCACCCGAAGGCCCGGGCGGGGACATCACTTTAAGCCAGACCATTTTAAAGGAAGTGATTAAAAACAAGCGGGCGGTTTTCTCGCCCGATATTGAGGTTGATAAGCGTTTCCAGCTAAGCCAGAGCATAAGGCTCGACCAGATAAAATCGATCCTGTGCACGCCGCTGGTGACCAAGAACCGACTCATCGGGGCAATATACCTGGATACGCGCGACCCGCAATATACATTTATCGAAGACGAGCTTCACCTGCTTATTGCCATCAGCCAGCAGGTGGCGATTGCCCTGGAAAACACCCGGCTTTACCACCAGGTTAATGAGGAGGTGAAAATTCTCAGGAAGAAAACCCAGGAAGAAGCCAGCTTAATCGGCGAAGATAAATCCATGCAGGATGTTTTGGATAAGATAAACAAGATTGCGTCTTCGGATGTAACCGTTCTTTTGGGAGGCGAAACGGGAACCGGCAAGGAGCTCATCGCCCATGCCATCCATTATGCCGGTAACCGGCGCGACAAGCCGTTTATTGCCGTGGATTGCTCCACCATCCCCGTGACATTGCTGGAAAGCGAACTCTTCGGACACGAGCGCGGGGCTTTTACCGGCGCCAGCCGCATGAAGGTTGGAAAATTCGAGCTTGCCGAAGGCGGGACAATTTTCCTTGATGAAATTTCCAATATGGATATGGCAACACAGGCGAAGTTCCTGCGGGTACTGGAAGAGCGCAAGTTCACCAGGGTGGGCGGGATAAAAGTGATGTCGATAAACGTCCGGATAATCGCCGCGACCAACGAGGATCTGGAAATGCTGATAAAAGAAGAGAAATTCCGGGAGGATTTATACTATCGTCTGGCGGTCATGCCGATTATCCTGCCGCCCTTGCGCGACCGGAAGAACGATATCCCGCTTCTGGCAAAACATTTCCTGCGTAAGTTTGCCGAGACGAGCAAGAAGAATATCACCAGCATTACGCCGGAGGCCATGAAATATCTCGTTTCTTACAATTGGCCCGGAAACGTCCGGGAGTTGCGTAATATCATCGAGCGCGCGGTGGTTTTAGGGGCCAAGACAATAATTACCCCGGAAGAATTGCCCATGCACATCACCAAAAAGGCGCCTACCCATGAAATGATGATAATGGAAAATCTCAATAAGATGTCTTTGGATAATATCCTCAAGCAAGTGGAAAAACAATGTATCATACAGGCGTTGACCGAGGCAAAAGGGCGCAAAACCGTGGCGGTGAAAATGCTCAGGATATCCCGCCCGACCCTGGATAAGAAGATAAAGGAGTATGATATCCCGGTATGA
- a CDS encoding HD domain-containing protein, giving the protein MKQTKPYISELKDNETIKRVFLVAAKDVKKDKNNRPYFDLKLADKTGSIPAKMWNNANIDRLDKSFAKDDFIYVAGKLEASAKYGRQIIVDSLDRIEETDIDLSDFVRQSGQDVELLFSQLSEAMEAIENPHLSKLGTLFFKDKEFIDSFKKAPASITHHQGYLGGLLEHTVAILSLAKNLLVSYPKLNRDLLLFGVFLHDIGKVKEYQIKLRPDHTDEGRLIGHTVLGILMLEERAKAIKDFPVELLMQLRHLIISHHGEREYGAPVVPMTAEAMALHFLDNIDARLAEYYEITETLPAEAVWTNWLPSLDRRFYRPPETV; this is encoded by the coding sequence ATGAAACAGACAAAGCCATATATCAGCGAGCTGAAAGACAACGAAACAATAAAGCGGGTTTTCCTGGTCGCTGCCAAGGATGTCAAAAAGGATAAAAACAACCGTCCTTATTTTGACCTGAAACTGGCGGATAAGACCGGGAGCATTCCTGCCAAGATGTGGAATAACGCGAATATTGACAGGCTGGATAAAAGTTTCGCCAAGGACGATTTTATTTATGTCGCCGGGAAGCTGGAAGCGAGCGCCAAATACGGGCGGCAGATAATAGTAGACAGCCTTGACCGGATCGAGGAAACCGATATAGATTTATCTGATTTTGTCCGCCAGTCCGGGCAGGATGTTGAACTCTTGTTTTCCCAGCTGTCCGAGGCGATGGAGGCAATCGAAAATCCACACCTTTCCAAGCTGGGCACTTTGTTCTTTAAGGATAAGGAGTTTATTGATTCTTTCAAGAAGGCACCCGCCTCCATAACGCATCATCAGGGATATTTGGGAGGATTGCTGGAGCATACTGTTGCCATCCTTAGCCTGGCAAAGAATCTTCTGGTGAGCTATCCGAAACTCAATCGCGATTTGCTTCTCTTCGGGGTTTTCCTCCATGATATAGGCAAGGTCAAGGAATATCAGATTAAACTGCGGCCCGACCATACGGATGAAGGCAGGTTAATTGGCCATACGGTTTTAGGAATTTTAATGCTGGAAGAAAGGGCCAAAGCGATCAAGGATTTTCCGGTGGAGTTATTAATGCAGCTGCGGCATCTTATCATCAGCCATCACGGGGAGCGTGAATACGGGGCGCCGGTTGTCCCGATGACCGCCGAGGCAATGGCACTGCATTTCCTGGATAATATAGATGCACGGTTAGCGGAATATTACGAGATTACGGAAACGCTGCCCGCGGAGGCAGTGTGGACCAATTGGCTGCCGTCGCTGGACCGCCGGTTCTACCGCCCTCCAGAAACCGTATAA
- a CDS encoding DUF2341 domain-containing protein yields MAKDANFSSAQKFLKTLALFTVFLALLFFTIRNPSLVLSQSSGDKPSGWWDADWAYRNNIEITNQTKTPLNKNYTIDFVIDKNRFGNNASPVLADLRLVYKGTEIPFVIENQDEKAKETTLWFNLEKALPPESKDANYWLYYGNPGATAANFTLFDLLPFYEDFSSGKLDAAKWEAEKEIDYSIRKDNAGKSSLVINSLKDGKDNDWNNRTIKIKNIPPLQGFAIECDILYGDTAGYIEAFYLNVKLTSPVKINDELKNRLNKLVVSLGDDDWETRESAQNALIKIGEPSLESLAKTLKETSDPEVRMRINYILKQINESLKSREITLGINDSWNMYTGDIYAVIAGEQKVNCKYGVLPAEPAIYKASLFHETDGTTTIKINNRKITGKITGELKDMSLLINHYAPYKFYPLECKRLLVREYINPPPKIMIGERVENKK; encoded by the coding sequence ATGGCGAAAGACGCTAATTTTAGTTCGGCGCAGAAATTCTTAAAAACACTTGCCCTTTTTACAGTGTTTTTAGCGCTGCTGTTTTTCACTATCCGTAATCCCTCTCTCGTTCTTTCCCAATCAAGCGGCGATAAACCATCCGGGTGGTGGGATGCAGATTGGGCATACCGAAATAATATAGAAATAACCAATCAGACAAAAACACCTTTGAACAAAAATTATACGATAGATTTCGTGATAGATAAAAACCGATTTGGGAACAACGCATCCCCTGTTTTAGCCGATCTAAGACTGGTTTATAAAGGGACGGAAATTCCTTTTGTTATCGAAAACCAAGACGAAAAGGCTAAAGAAACGACACTGTGGTTTAATTTGGAAAAAGCTCTTCCGCCGGAATCAAAAGATGCTAATTATTGGCTTTATTACGGCAATCCCGGCGCCACGGCGGCTAATTTTACGCTATTCGACCTTCTTCCGTTTTATGAGGATTTCAGTTCCGGCAAATTAGACGCCGCTAAATGGGAAGCGGAAAAAGAAATCGATTATTCTATCCGCAAAGATAACGCAGGCAAAAGCTCGCTGGTAATCAATTCGCTTAAAGACGGGAAGGACAATGATTGGAATAACCGTACGATAAAAATCAAAAACATTCCGCCCCTTCAAGGTTTCGCGATAGAATGTGACATTCTTTACGGGGACACCGCCGGATACATTGAAGCATTTTATCTGAATGTAAAGCTAACATCTCCGGTTAAAATCAATGACGAGCTTAAAAACCGGCTTAATAAACTTGTAGTTAGTCTCGGCGATGATGATTGGGAAACAAGGGAATCAGCACAGAACGCTTTAATAAAAATCGGCGAGCCTTCCCTTGAATCATTGGCAAAAACACTTAAAGAAACATCGGACCCGGAAGTAAGGATGCGTATTAATTATATATTGAAACAAATAAACGAATCTCTTAAAAGCCGGGAAATCACATTGGGAATTAATGATTCCTGGAATATGTATACGGGAGATATTTACGCGGTTATTGCCGGAGAGCAAAAAGTTAATTGTAAATACGGCGTTTTGCCTGCCGAACCGGCAATATATAAAGCATCCCTTTTTCATGAAACAGACGGAACAACAACCATCAAAATTAATAACCGGAAAATTACCGGCAAAATTACCGGGGAGCTAAAAGATATGTCTTTGCTAATAAACCATTATGCGCCTTATAAATTTTACCCGTTGGAATGCAAGCGCCTCTTGGTAAGAGAGTATATTAATCCTCCTCCCAAGATAATGATTGGGGAACGAGTAGAAAATAAAAAATAA
- a CDS encoding methyltransferase domain-containing protein: protein MGFIKNIFKSIVPEKCHLRVRYIYSLFYLGKKYACPCCGGEFRKFIGFSEEQPDAICPRCGSFERHRLLWLYLKEKTDFFRAPLKVLDIAPLRFLQGKYRACPNLDYLSADLSSSWAMLRVDLTKTPFPANHFDCIICYHVLEHIPDDRKAMNEICRILKPGGWGILQTPVDIKRERTFEDPAVPAAEREKVFGHPDHVRIYGRDYFKRLEEAGFIVTPDNYAAMLGDTLIQKHGLLKDEKICVCRKPNK from the coding sequence ATGGGATTTATAAAAAACATTTTTAAAAGCATTGTCCCTGAAAAATGTCATCTGCGGGTAAGATATATTTATTCGCTTTTTTATCTGGGTAAAAAGTACGCTTGCCCTTGTTGCGGAGGAGAATTCCGGAAGTTTATCGGATTCTCAGAAGAACAGCCGGATGCGATTTGTCCCCGGTGCGGCTCGTTTGAGCGGCATCGCCTTCTCTGGTTGTATTTAAAAGAGAAGACGGACTTTTTCAGGGCGCCACTGAAGGTTCTTGACATCGCGCCTTTGCGATTCCTCCAGGGAAAATATCGGGCATGCCCGAACCTTGATTATTTAAGCGCTGACCTTTCGTCATCTTGGGCTATGCTGAGGGTGGATTTGACAAAAACACCGTTCCCCGCGAACCATTTTGATTGCATAATTTGTTATCATGTGCTTGAACATATTCCAGACGACCGAAAGGCAATGAATGAGATTTGCCGGATATTAAAACCGGGCGGATGGGGAATCTTGCAAACACCGGTTGATATTAAGCGAGAACGAACCTTTGAAGACCCTGCGGTACCGGCGGCGGAACGGGAAAAGGTTTTCGGGCATCCGGACCATGTCAGGATTTACGGACGAGATTATTTCAAGAGACTTGAAGAAGCGGGTTTTATCGTAACACCTGATAACTACGCGGCCATGCTGGGAGATACCCTTATCCAAAAACACGGCTTGCTGAAAGATGAAAAGATTTGTGTTTGCCGAAAGCCTAATAAATAA
- a CDS encoding glycosyltransferase family 4 protein, giving the protein MKILSLAQVDMSQTDARVVHLLDLAKAFRQIGVKTDVVVISPKPSVIKEKNLTVYVLPRWTNFWLIEGIVSSIIAWFILILKCRDTRYDKIYVRHHPNLALALRFLPVRKSIWLEINGFFSAEESYRKSSCMWLRRRAGKWLEKLVFNRASRLFCIDSRLAEKIRHTFSIPDKKTVVVANGVDIELYRPMDKIKCRRQLGLEENVVCIGFIGNFAGWQGVDTLIESLPPILKKHDKTIAVIVGDGEYFNDYIALAEKLNIKNKVLFPGKVHKDIAPEWINTFDIGVALMPPQRICSPLKVFAYMACGIPVLATEASFSQEVKNCTAGILVTYNNRDELIGALEKLSTDEKLRLELGHNGRKCAEKLFSWRIVAERILSFSSK; this is encoded by the coding sequence ATGAAAATATTATCGCTAGCACAGGTAGATATGTCCCAGACGGATGCGCGGGTAGTGCATCTCTTGGATTTAGCCAAGGCCTTTCGGCAAATTGGTGTAAAGACAGATGTGGTTGTTATCAGCCCCAAACCATCCGTCATTAAAGAAAAGAATTTGACTGTTTATGTTTTACCCAGATGGACTAATTTTTGGTTGATTGAAGGGATTGTTTCAAGCATTATTGCCTGGTTTATCCTTATTCTTAAATGCCGGGATACCCGTTACGATAAAATTTATGTCCGTCACCATCCAAATCTTGCCCTAGCCTTAAGATTTTTGCCAGTTAGAAAATCCATCTGGTTGGAAATTAACGGTTTTTTCAGCGCCGAAGAATCATACCGGAAATCAAGCTGTATGTGGCTGCGACGCCGAGCGGGAAAATGGCTGGAAAAATTAGTCTTTAACCGTGCCAGCAGGTTGTTTTGCATCGACAGCCGCCTTGCTGAAAAAATCCGCCACACTTTTTCGATACCGGATAAAAAGACGGTTGTCGTCGCTAACGGGGTAGATATTGAGCTCTATAGACCGATGGACAAGATAAAATGCCGCCGTCAACTGGGCTTAGAGGAAAATGTGGTTTGCATCGGATTTATCGGTAACTTCGCCGGCTGGCAGGGAGTTGATACTTTAATAGAAAGTTTGCCTCCGATTCTGAAAAAGCATGATAAAACAATTGCCGTTATTGTAGGCGACGGGGAATATTTCAACGATTATATCGCGCTTGCTGAGAAGCTTAATATTAAAAACAAGGTCCTATTCCCGGGAAAGGTTCACAAGGATATTGCTCCTGAATGGATTAATACATTTGATATTGGGGTCGCCCTGATGCCTCCCCAAAGGATTTGCTCTCCATTAAAGGTTTTTGCTTATATGGCGTGCGGTATTCCGGTTCTGGCAACGGAAGCTTCTTTTTCGCAGGAAGTCAAAAACTGCACCGCCGGAATTCTGGTGACTTATAACAACCGAGATGAACTGATTGGCGCGCTGGAAAAACTGTCAACCGACGAAAAACTGCGATTAGAGCTGGGCCATAACGGCCGCAAATGCGCAGAGAAATTATTTTCTTGGAGGATCGTTGCCGAACGGATCTTATCCTTTTCCTCCAAATAA
- the asnB gene encoding asparagine synthase (glutamine-hydrolyzing), translating into MCGIAGIVSLNNKPVDAEALGRMTDIVRHRGPDGEGFLLFGSSGNRIIDKSSDLSVYKNTSWSVGLGHRRLSIIDLTDAGCQPMSYSNGKLWIIHNGEVYNYIELRKELEAKGYSFKSQTDTEVIMAAYEEWGVNCLSKFNGMWSFAILDLRKNILFCSRDRAGVKPFYYYFDGNYFIFGSEIKQILSHQNVAKEIKTGVLFDYLVYGLLDHSEETFYQGIKQLRGAHYLEIPLGKQGYMPKPVRYWDINLNSKLTGCSDREYEEIFLNLFEDSIKLRLRSDVPIGSCLSGGLDSSGIVCVVNKLLQLENKTDLQKTFSSCFENRIYDERQFIHKITGFTKVKPYYTFPSGKKLFEEIERFVWHQDEPVISSSPYAQWNVFRLAKESGVTVMLDGQGADEIFAGYPTYYAVYLIQLLKQLRFSALSAELSGYCRVRKSSLAKIAGDLFSAYLSRRLYRIFDRRVRHEIKWLNTDFWQEGVKQSPHNKYLQMLKKENPYEGAGDLTKKLYEMFVSASLPALLRYEDKNSMAFSIESRVPFLDYRIVEFVFSAPDNQKIRNGWTKYLYRQAMKGILPEEVRLRRDKMGFVTPEDIWLTQTQRVNFENLLQTIPDNDAVFIRPELQKEFKSILEGKMPFSFTPWRWINALVWKKQLS; encoded by the coding sequence ATGTGCGGAATAGCCGGAATCGTTTCATTAAATAATAAACCTGTCGACGCGGAAGCACTCGGGCGGATGACGGATATCGTGCGCCACCGCGGCCCGGACGGGGAAGGATTTTTGCTGTTCGGGAGTTCTGGCAACAGGATAATAGATAAGTCCTCCGATTTATCCGTATACAAAAACACAAGCTGGTCGGTCGGCTTGGGGCACCGCCGACTGTCCATCATAGATTTGACGGATGCCGGATGCCAGCCAATGTCTTACTCTAATGGCAAGCTCTGGATAATTCACAACGGCGAGGTTTATAATTATATCGAATTACGGAAAGAGCTTGAAGCCAAAGGCTATAGCTTCAAATCCCAGACGGATACGGAAGTGATTATGGCGGCATATGAGGAGTGGGGAGTGAACTGCCTTTCCAAATTCAACGGGATGTGGTCGTTCGCGATACTGGATTTGCGCAAAAACATCCTCTTCTGCAGCCGCGACCGTGCCGGGGTAAAACCATTTTATTATTATTTCGACGGCAATTATTTTATTTTCGGCTCGGAGATAAAGCAAATCTTGTCTCATCAGAATGTAGCGAAAGAGATAAAGACAGGTGTCCTTTTTGATTACCTGGTTTACGGCTTGCTTGATCACTCCGAAGAAACCTTTTACCAGGGTATAAAACAACTGCGCGGGGCGCATTATCTGGAAATACCGCTTGGCAAACAAGGCTATATGCCGAAACCAGTCCGCTATTGGGATATCAATCTTAATAGCAAACTGACCGGCTGTTCAGACCGGGAATATGAAGAGATTTTCCTGAATCTCTTTGAGGATAGCATCAAACTGCGCCTAAGAAGCGACGTCCCTATCGGAAGCTGCCTTTCAGGCGGATTAGATTCTTCAGGAATAGTTTGCGTTGTAAATAAATTACTGCAATTGGAAAATAAAACGGATCTCCAAAAAACATTTTCTTCCTGTTTTGAGAATAGGATCTATGACGAACGCCAGTTTATACATAAAATCACCGGTTTTACAAAAGTCAAGCCCTATTATACCTTCCCGTCGGGAAAAAAACTATTTGAAGAAATCGAACGGTTTGTCTGGCATCAGGATGAACCAGTCATTTCCAGCAGCCCTTACGCGCAATGGAATGTTTTCCGCTTGGCAAAGGAAAGCGGGGTAACGGTCATGCTGGACGGGCAGGGGGCAGACGAAATCTTTGCCGGGTATCCTACTTATTACGCGGTCTATCTTATCCAGTTATTGAAACAACTGCGCTTTTCAGCTTTATCGGCGGAGCTTTCCGGATATTGTCGTGTCAGAAAGTCTTCTCTCGCTAAAATAGCCGGCGATTTATTTTCCGCCTATCTCAGCCGTCGGCTTTACCGCATCTTCGACCGAAGGGTACGGCACGAAATAAAATGGCTGAATACTGATTTCTGGCAAGAGGGAGTGAAGCAATCCCCGCATAATAAATACCTGCAAATGCTTAAAAAGGAAAATCCGTATGAAGGCGCAGGGGATTTAACAAAGAAATTATACGAGATGTTTGTTTCCGCCAGCCTGCCGGCGTTACTGCGTTATGAAGATAAAAATTCCATGGCTTTTTCCATAGAATCAAGAGTTCCTTTTTTGGATTACAGGATTGTCGAGTTTGTTTTTTCGGCTCCTGACAACCAGAAAATCCGGAACGGCTGGACCAAGTATCTTTACCGGCAAGCGATGAAAGGAATATTGCCAGAGGAAGTACGTCTGCGCCGCGACAAAATGGGTTTTGTCACTCCGGAAGATATCTGGCTAACCCAAACCCAGCGGGTTAATTTTGAGAATCTTTTACAAACTATTCCAGATAACGATGCTGTTTTTATCCGACCTGAACTGCAAAAAGAGTTTAAATCCATCCTAGAAGGAAAAATGCCTTTTAGTTTTACTCCATGGCGCTGGATAAATGCCCTAGTTTGGAAAAAACAATTGTCATGA